Within Candidatus Abyssobacteria bacterium SURF_5, the genomic segment CCGGCAATACCCATTCGATACAACTTCATAGAGAGGAACGGTCTGCACCGCAGACTTAACGCAAGAAGGGATTATGCGGATCGGTCAAAACTCGAGGTTGGCAAACGCGACTTCGAGACGCTCAGCCTGAAGCGCGATGGCCGGGGATGTGGTTGAGGCCGTGGGCAAATTCGGGAGGAAAAAAGGCAGGATAGGTTTCAAGATTGTGGCCGATCTACCAGAAGCAGTGGATTTACATGAATTCGCACCTAAGACGCCCGTGCAGCCAATCGCAAATGAACCAAAGAGCAGCGGATTGATCTTCTTTAGTGTAGCTTCGATGTTCATCCGCCAAGCGTGAGATCGGCGCGCAACGCGGCGCCGTCGGATACCGGCCCCAGCTCCGGATCGAGCAGGTAAAGCCTGTCGTTGGAGACGCCGTGCCGGTCGATCAGGTATCCCTTGATTCGATTCGCCCGCTCTTGCGCGAGAAGGCGAAGCTCGATTTCCTCGACCGGCGTGTTCTCGATCAGTCGATGGCGCGCTCTTTCAACCAATGTGTCGAGCGATCCCGATGATTTTCCCATTTCCCGGACCACTGCCCTGCTCTCGATGGATGTTTTCGATCTCAGGCCGAGCAAGCCTTGCACGTTGTCGACCAGCCCCTGCCCGGCATTCAGAATCCTTTCTCCGGCTCCGCGCGTTTGCTCCGGTGTCTGTGGGGAAAGGCCTCCAGCGTCGGCGGCTGATTCCTGCGGCGCCTCGAGCAGAGTTCTGGGGTTCTCGCCGAACGTTTCGATATAGGTCTGAAGGACAAGGCGGCTGTAATCTTCGTTGGAAAGCACAATTCCCTCGACGCCGTCAGGATGTTTTCGCTCTCCGTCCTCTTGCAGCTTGGTATTTTTCAGTTGGTTCGATAATTTTTGATCAGCCAGCACCATGCGGTCGTGTTCCGTATCCGCCTTTCCTTTGATCTCAAGCCGAAGCATGGGGCGCTTTGAGAGCGCCGCCGCGAGGGTATCGAGCTTTTCGATCTGGACGGGGCCAAGCTCCGGGCTTCCGAATTGAAACTCGATGAAACTCAGTTCTTCGCCGCTCCCCCCGACGAGCGCTCCAATCATTGCAAACGGAGAGGTAACCGCCTTCGCAAGGATATTCATCACGGCCTGAAAAATGATATGCCCATAGCTGAACTGCGGGTCGTTGAGGTCTCCACGAATGGAAATGTCCAGATCGATAACGCCATTGGAGTCCTTGAGCAATGCGATGGCCAGACCGATCGGCAGCTTTATCGCACTCGGGCTCTCCACCCGTTCGCCCAGAGTGAGCTGGTCCAGAACGATCTTGTTCTCGCCGATAAGGACGTTCTGCGAGACTTTGTATTTCAGGTCCAGTGATAATTTGCCCTTCTCGATGGCGTAGCCCGCGAACTTGCCTGAATAGGGCGTGAAGCTGGTGAGCTCGATATTCTTGAACAGCAGCATCAGGTCGGTGTATACGTCTTCGCTCAACGGATTGATCTGGCCCTGGATGCTGACGGGCGCGTAAGCGTCGACCTTGCCCTCGAGCGAAACGTCGGCGCGCGCAAGAGCCTTTGACGAGAGCCCGCTGACTGTCCCCTTCAGGTCACGAATGCCGATTGAAAAATTCGGCGTGAGCGAGAGGTCCGAAAACCCGGCGGCCCCGCCATTGATGCTGATCTTCTTGATCGCGATCGGCATCGGTTGCCGGTCTGGGCCCGGCTGATCGCCGGCGGGTTTCCCTTCAGTCTTGCGGGAAAACATGCTCGTGAGGTTCAATGAGCCGTCCGGCCAAATTATCACTCTAGTGTTGGGTTTTGTGGCGACGACCTCCGAAATCTTCAGGCTGTCGGGTTTGAGATCGAGGGAGAAATCTTTGAATGCAAGCGATTGCCAGTTTAGAAAGTCGTCCGCGTACACCTGGCTCACTGCCTTGAAGTTGTCCAGAGAGATACCACCAACATAGCGGATCATCGGCCCGTTATCGCCGAGCGCGCGATATTTGGCTGCGCCTTCCAGATTCAATGCGCCGTCCAGGATGCTGAGATTGGCCGCGGATGCGACATAAGAGTTGAATGGATTCAGAGATATCTTTGAAAATTTGAGCGCAAGATCGGCGAACAGGGGATCAATGCCGGCCTGTCCCTCCCCTGCCATCGTTCCCGTCTCGTTTATCTTGAGGTCGAGCGCCATATCTATGCGCGTTCCCTTGCGGGTGCTGATGTTCTTCAGCAACGCCTCGATGGAATCCAGGTTTATGCGCACGGGTTTTTTGTGTGTGCGGTCCTCAAATGAAACGGCGTACTTGTACAGCGTGGTCTCGTTGATGGTTACCACCCAATCGTCCGCGGCGGCTTGTTCGGCCTTCGGCGCGGCTTTATCTGCCTTTGCGGAAGCCGACTCCTTCATGATCAGGTCGAGATAGTTGAACGTTCCCTCGGGCGTGAGCCACGTCACGAAGCGGCCGTCCGTGGATTTGACGGAAGAGACGGTCACCTGTTTTTCCAAGACATCGATCTCGATGCCCGTCGCAGCGAACGCGGATATCGAAGTGAGCGGATCGGCGGCGCCTCTTTCCGCAAGCTTGAAGTTCTTGAGCGTAGCCCGGCCATTGAGCAACTTGATCCGGGATTCGCCTCCGCCGAGTTGCGCGTCGTATTGGCCGGCGACGCTGATCTCGCCGTCGGTTATATCGAAATTCACCCGGTCCTGGAAGTATTCCCAGAGTTTCGGCGCCTGGATCGCGTTCAGATAGAAATTGCCCTGGGACCGCACGGGATTGACGGACAAGTTGCCCTCCCATCTGAAGGCTTCGCGCTCATGAGTGCTTGCGGTGAATGCATACGGGCTGTCACTGTCTTTCTGCGTACTGAAGTTCTCGAGTGAAATCTGGATCGGGAAAAAGGTTCTCTCGAATGGCGTCGGGCGCGAGAGGTCCAGAAAGGCGATACGGCCCTCATCGACCGAGAGCCGGAAGATCAGCACCTGCGGCAGCTCGCCCTGTTCGTCCGATGGGGGCTCCGGCTGGTCGGAAGGCTTGAGGAGATCTGAAAAGTTGAGGGTTCCGTCAGGAAAAACCCTTACGCGCGTATCGGGTGCAATCAGACGGATTTCAGCAAACGTAAACGCCCTTCGGAAAAGAGAAGATGTCTGGAAATTGACATAGAGCTCGCCGAAGCCGGTGAACTGCTCTCCATCGAGGTCGTAAAGCTTGAAGCCGTTCGCGGTCAGCGACAAGGCAAACGGATTCAGCCGGAGCCGCTCGAGATACGCGTCTCTCCCTAGGGTCTTCTTGATGTTTGAAGTGAGGACCGACTTCACAATTAACGGTGCAATGAAAAATCCGAAGAGCGCATACAGGGAGACGAGCGAGAGTATCACGATAATGGATTTTGCAGTTCGCGAAGATTTCACAAAGGAGGCGAGCGTATTCATGAAGGAATCTCCCTTCTGTCAGGTGGGACCCGCCGCCAGAGTCGCAAGGCAGCGTGCTGCTCGTATCGCAACGCCCTCGGCCGGCGTTCGATTCGGTATGAGACATCTCGGCTTTATCGGGTCTCCTGTGCCGCCGGGGCGCCGCGGCCTGCGCCGAAATCGTTTCAGTCAGCCCGCGTCATTTTTTTGCTATTACCCATATGGCATGGACAATGCCGGGAATGTACCCCATCAGGGTGAGGAGGATGTTGATCCAGAAGTGCATGCCGAATCCAACCTGCAGGAACACTCCAAGGGGCGGAAGCAAAATAGCGATGATGATTCGCACCAAATCCATGCCGTACCCTCCTGTTCGAACTCTTCAGCAGCAATTCCTACAAGGATGCGCCTGAAGACGGCCAAGAGCAATTACTTCGTAAGTAAAGAACCGCTTGCATCAAAGGACAAGATGCTGCTCCTATTGCTGGCGCAATATTATCAGAAAGCAACAATATCTTCAATCTTTAGACGGGTGCGTCGGGAAGGACGAAAGTTCCGGCGACGGCCGGTCATATCGAGATAGCCCGTGGCTGGGGGTAGCCATGGTATCCAACCGCATAGCCGCCGACGATCAGATACTCAACGGCGTTGGAGTTCAGCAGTCTCAAAAAGTCTTTGAAGTCTGGATGTAACTCGATCTTTCCCATAGACCATTCTTCGGCTTATCTCGACAGCGCGAAGGCGTTCCAGCGGTCCTCTTGACAGCCAGTACTTCTTTTCTTCCTCAATATCATTCAGGGCTGTGACCGTCACCTTCTTTTTATTCAACCTTGGAAGTTCGTCCGTCATACATGCCGGCCTTTAGCGTCAAATTTAACTCCTGTTCCTTCCCGATAGAGTGTTCTTTCTTAAAGAATACCACACGCGTCAGACGGATTCAATATCTTGCCGTCATCAAGCAGAAAGCAGTTGGAGGGGCAAGCGGGGCCGTTATCAAAGGGCCTCTTCCTCAACACTCGCGCATCAAACCTCTCTCAGAATTGTCATTCTGAGGAGCAAAGCGACGAAGAAGCTCTCGAATTCCACGGGGCGATAAGCGCCTTTAGCCAGCGGCTGATTCGAGGATGGCGATATTGTCCGGAGAAGGGATGACCTCGCCCGTCTCCATTTGCTTGATGATCTCGCGGACCTTCGCGTTGATTGGGACGGAAACGCGTTTTTCGAGCGCGCGGTCGACGCAATAGCCGGTGATATAATCGACCTCGGTCTTGAGGCCTTTTTCGATGTCCTGCAGCGGGCCGGGATAGATATTGCCGGCGACGGCGGCCATCATGTCGAGTATCTGCATCGAGCGCTCGATGCTTTCCTCATCGGTTGCGGTAAAGATGGTGGGATCGACCACGCCCTCGAATTTCTCGACGTTCACTCCGCAGGCTTCGGCGGTTCTAATGACTTCGGCGACGAGACGGGCGAAAACTTTCTTGTTGCGCTCGGGCGCGAGCGCCTCACCGACGGTCTGCCCGAGCGTGCCGCAGCCGGCTATCAGGCAGTTAATGCTGAGCTTCGACCAGCGGTGGCCGTACAGATTATCGGTCAGCAGCGTCTCGACGATATCGTCGAGCACACCTTTCACGCTCTTCAGCCGCTCGGTAATCCTGCCGTCAAGCTCGCCGAGCGTGAACTTGCCTTCCGAGGTCTGCGTCAGATGGCCGGGACCGGCGTTGGTCGCTCCCCAGCCGACGACGCATCCCAAAACTCGCTCGGGACCGAAAACCGACGCGATGGTATCCTCGCTGATTCCGTTCAGCAGCGTCACAATCAGCGTGTCCGGCCCGACATACGGCTTGATGTCGTTCAGCGCATTCATCGTGTAGGGAGTCTTGACTGTCAGCAGCACGAGATCGAGAGGGCCCGACAGGTCCTTTGCCTCGACCGCATTGAGCGGGACGATCATCTCGCCGCGCACGCCGTCGATGAGGGCGCCTTTCCTGATGCGCTCGCGGTGCTCCTTGAACGGCTCAACGAGGGTGACGTTTCGGCCGGCCCGCGTCAGATACGCGCCGCATATGCTTCCGAGCGCGCCCGCTCCGAAAATCGTTATGTCCATGTCTGTTCCTCTATGCTGGGGGGTTGTGCTTCGGGGACAGGCACCATTCTATCCCGCGAGGCGCGGGATTTCGCTGCGCTCAACGAGGCACTTGAGATAATTCCCTAAATGGAGCCAGTCCCCTTCGCTTGGCCCCAAGTCGGCTGCTGAATAGATTCATAATTGCAATCCACTGTTGTCTGTGGCTTTGTAGGGGCGGGTTTCAAACCCGCCCTTACGGGGCAGCCGTCGGTACTAATGGTATCAGCACCAGTTTGTCTTCACACTCTCCCGTCTCCTCTGCGTTTTTCCACAGAGGAAGCGATTCTCCCTTGAGCCAGAGCGGCAATTGATCCGCATAGTGGCGGCTGAACCGATTTTCGGACTGGCCGAGCGTGATGACCATTCGCGCCGCGTCCACGTCTCCGAAGTCCATGACTGTTCTCATTGACGGGCCGGCGATTACCGGATAGGGCTTTTGGTCCAGATCGAAGTAATAGTTGCCCGGGTTGACAGAATAATTTTCGCCGCCCAACTGATACGGGCCGAGGTTCAGCAGCTTCGCCGCAATTCCGGAGCGCCCCAGCGGATGCGAGAAGGTGAGCGTGTGAAGTTGTCCCCATTTCCACCCGTCGGGGGGGCGGCGATAGAAGCGCCTCAATGATTTTACTGCTTCGCCCGCGCATTCGGCAATCACCTGGTCCTGCGACTCCACACTTTCTGTCGAGGGATCATCAAACCATATCGCGAGCGCGATATTCCCCAACATGTCGTCGAGGTCCGCTACTGACCGATAAATCCGCCTCCACTGGCCGGGCTTCATTCTGCCATCGATGATCTCTCTCGCAAGCGTCGCATAACTCTCAAAGAAAACCGCGGCGCCGGCGCTGTCACGGTCGGCCATCAGGTCCCATTTCTTCAAAAGATCCACCGCCTGCTTGAAGTCCGGATCGTCCGTTGGATACCTCTCGCACGCCTCCACGAAGATGTCCCGCACGTGCGCCGCCTGTTTCGAGTAGACGTCCATCTGGATGCGCTGCATATCTTCCCCAGAGAGTTTCTCCTGCGCGAGGATGAGCTCCTCTATTCGCTCTGCCCGGTATGGATTGGCGTAACGCGTCGAGATGAGATACGGGTAATCGTCCGGAGTCACCCGGTTGTTCGCGGTGACGATATATCCGCTCGATGGGTTGAGGAGGCGCGGCATCTCGTCGTAGGGGATGTAGCCTGCCCACTCGTATTCGTTCAGCCAGCCCGGCGCCGGCAGCATCCCGCGGCCCTTTCTTCTGATCGGAATCATGCCGGCAAGCTGATACCCGATATTGCCGTTCGCATCCGCGTACACCCAATTCCACACCGGTGTGGCCGTGTATCGCAGGGCCTCGTGGAAATCATCCCAATTCGCCGCCTTGAGCATCAGGCGCGAAGTGATGAGCGAGTCGGAAACTTCGTACCCCGCCCAATGAAGCGAGAGCGGCATGCCGGCTTGAACCGGCGGGTCCGAGATCTCATTGATGATCGGGCCGCGGATGCTGAGCCGAATCTGCTTTTCCACTGCTTTCTGTTCGCCATTTTCCCGATAGTGGATGGTCTCCTTGATGATGTCGAACGGCTGATACGAGCCGTCGTTGTAGTATTCGTTCGGGTTTTCAGGATTCAGCTTCTCGATGAAGAGGTCCTGCGTGTCGGCGCCGGTGGTCGTGTCGCCCCAGGCGATGCGGCGGTTGTGACCCATCACAATCATTGGAACGCCACTTGTCATGATGCCTGCCGCCTCGATGCCGGGAGCCGACAGGCGCGCCATATACCATATCGACGGCAAGGTATGCGGGATGTGAGGGTCATTGGCCAGCATCGGTTTGCCGGAGCGGCTCCTTTGTCCGCTCACTGCCCATGCGTTGCTCGCGAATACCTGGCTTCTGTCCGTGAATAATCCCATGTGCGCCGCCGTTTGTATCGGCGTCGCTTCCTTGTCCTCGAACTTGATAAGACTATAATCAAACTCCGGCGGAATGATTGTCTTGTCTATGCGAGCAGGCACGATGTCGTACTGTTTCTCAGTTTCCGGGATGATGCTGGGGCCGCGCTCCCTGTGGGTCTCGATCAGCTCGAGCGCCGCATCGGCCCCCATGTCATGCACGAGGCCGGCCATCGCGAGCTCGGACTCCCAATTGAATGTGACCATCCACTGCTGCCACATGAGCACGCCGTACACGTTCTCGGGCGACCACAATTCAGGCTTGTATCTCAACAGCAGAAACTCAAACGGCAGGCGGTCAGGGTATCTTTCTATATAGTCATTTATGCCGTTGACATAGGCGCGGCAGATCGTCTTCGACTCTTCGCCCGCGTTTGCCCAAATTTTTTCCGCCAGCCGCTGAAAGCCGAGCACCCGGTGCCTGTGGTCGACCGGGATCAGCTCGGGCCCGAATATCTCGGCGAGGCGTCCCTGCGAGAGGCGCCGGAAGATATCCAGTTGCCAGAGCCTGTCCTGCGCGTTCACGAACCCGAGCGCGTAATAGAGATCATTCTCCGATTGGGCCTGTATATGAGGTATGCCGTAGCTGTCGCGGCTGACTTCGACGCCGTGCTCGAGGCCGGGGAGTACAATCTCGCCACTGGTCTGCGGCAGGCTTCTACGGATCAGACGCGCGGCCCATGTCCCGCCAACCGCGACGACAACCAGGAATGTTGCTGCGACTATGAAGACGATTTTTCTTCTCATTTAAGGGCTCTTTCTTATCGTCAGTTTCCCTGGAAATGCCAAATCAGGCCGACGATCAGCGGCAGAAGCATGAGCAGCCAGCCGCAAGCGATAACAAGGCATCCCGGCGATTCAGTGTCAACGCTCTGCAGTCGCATGATTCCGGTGTATGATTCCATTTCTTTGCTGAACCATATGCAGGCAAGCGGGAGCACAAGAAAGGCAATGCAGCGGATGACACCGCCAGCGCCTCCGAGCCGATAGGCCGCAATGAGATAGATTAGCGCAACTATCGCGGATAGAATTCTGTTGACCATTCTATTCACCGCATGGAATCACGTTAATCTTTGACCGCTACTATAGCAGTCGCGGAAAGAATTCTTCAAGCACCGCGGCAAGGAGTTCTTTGCGGCCAGAACATTGTTTATCACGAATGACCAAACCAAAGCCGAAGCGCACGAATGAAAAAAGGAGTCATTGGCGGATTACCCTGGTTATTTACAAACCGAAAAAGAAGAAAGGACATTCACAGGAGCAAACGGAGGAGACGGAAGATTTCCGATTCTTTCTGCTTGACCTCCGGCCCCGTCACGGGATAGCATAGACTGCTCATCCAAATGCGGCCGCCTGCAAAAGCTTTTCAAGGAGAAACCAATCATGCGCGGCAACAAATACTTGAATGCGGCCATTATGGAGGTCGTTGAAAACCAACTGAGAGACCTGGACCCGCCCGAAACTCGGCAAACGTATGACAGGCTTTTGGGTGAGGGCCTTTCCGAAGAGGAAGCGAAGCAGCTCATTGGAGTCGCCGTCGCAACTGAGATTTATTACGTTATGAAAGACCAGCGGCCTTTTGACCTGGCAAAATTCACGAAGCCCCTTTCCGACTTGCCGAAACTCCCCGAAGATTGATGCATCGCGTCAGCTCGCCGGCCGTAAAGGTGCAAATTAGAGAAACTTGTTTTATACAGACTGAAAAAGAATAAAAAGAATATTATGGGAGCAAACAAAGGAGACGGATAATTCCTTCTTCCTGGTTTGAAAGCGGAATCTGAAACCTGATCATTTTCTTTGGTGGCGCAGACGTCTACAAAAAGCTTTTGAGTTTG encodes:
- a CDS encoding DUF748 domain-containing protein; this encodes MNTLASFVKSSRTAKSIIVILSLVSLYALFGFFIAPLIVKSVLTSNIKKTLGRDAYLERLRLNPFALSLTANGFKLYDLDGEQFTGFGELYVNFQTSSLFRRAFTFAEIRLIAPDTRVRVFPDGTLNFSDLLKPSDQPEPPSDEQGELPQVLIFRLSVDEGRIAFLDLSRPTPFERTFFPIQISLENFSTQKDSDSPYAFTASTHEREAFRWEGNLSVNPVRSQGNFYLNAIQAPKLWEYFQDRVNFDITDGEISVAGQYDAQLGGGESRIKLLNGRATLKNFKLAERGAADPLTSISAFAATGIEIDVLEKQVTVSSVKSTDGRFVTWLTPEGTFNYLDLIMKESASAKADKAAPKAEQAAADDWVVTINETTLYKYAVSFEDRTHKKPVRINLDSIEALLKNISTRKGTRIDMALDLKINETGTMAGEGQAGIDPLFADLALKFSKISLNPFNSYVASAANLSILDGALNLEGAAKYRALGDNGPMIRYVGGISLDNFKAVSQVYADDFLNWQSLAFKDFSLDLKPDSLKISEVVATKPNTRVIIWPDGSLNLTSMFSRKTEGKPAGDQPGPDRQPMPIAIKKISINGGAAGFSDLSLTPNFSIGIRDLKGTVSGLSSKALARADVSLEGKVDAYAPVSIQGQINPLSEDVYTDLMLLFKNIELTSFTPYSGKFAGYAIEKGKLSLDLKYKVSQNVLIGENKIVLDQLTLGERVESPSAIKLPIGLAIALLKDSNGVIDLDISIRGDLNDPQFSYGHIIFQAVMNILAKAVTSPFAMIGALVGGSGEELSFIEFQFGSPELGPVQIEKLDTLAAALSKRPMLRLEIKGKADTEHDRMVLADQKLSNQLKNTKLQEDGERKHPDGVEGIVLSNEDYSRLVLQTYIETFGENPRTLLEAPQESAADAGGLSPQTPEQTRGAGERILNAGQGLVDNVQGLLGLRSKTSIESRAVVREMGKSSGSLDTLVERARHRLIENTPVEEIELRLLAQERANRIKGYLIDRHGVSNDRLYLLDPELGPVSDGAALRADLTLGG
- a CDS encoding YqaE/Pmp3 family membrane protein; this translates as MDLVRIIIAILLPPLGVFLQVGFGMHFWINILLTLMGYIPGIVHAIWVIAKK
- a CDS encoding ketopantoate reductase family protein; protein product: MDITIFGAGALGSICGAYLTRAGRNVTLVEPFKEHRERIRKGALIDGVRGEMIVPLNAVEAKDLSGPLDLVLLTVKTPYTMNALNDIKPYVGPDTLIVTLLNGISEDTIASVFGPERVLGCVVGWGATNAGPGHLTQTSEGKFTLGELDGRITERLKSVKGVLDDIVETLLTDNLYGHRWSKLSINCLIAGCGTLGQTVGEALAPERNKKVFARLVAEVIRTAEACGVNVEKFEGVVDPTIFTATDEESIERSMQILDMMAAVAGNIYPGPLQDIEKGLKTEVDYITGYCVDRALEKRVSVPINAKVREIIKQMETGEVIPSPDNIAILESAAG
- a CDS encoding penicillin acylase family protein, which translates into the protein MRRKIVFIVAATFLVVVAVGGTWAARLIRRSLPQTSGEIVLPGLEHGVEVSRDSYGIPHIQAQSENDLYYALGFVNAQDRLWQLDIFRRLSQGRLAEIFGPELIPVDHRHRVLGFQRLAEKIWANAGEESKTICRAYVNGINDYIERYPDRLPFEFLLLRYKPELWSPENVYGVLMWQQWMVTFNWESELAMAGLVHDMGADAALELIETHRERGPSIIPETEKQYDIVPARIDKTIIPPEFDYSLIKFEDKEATPIQTAAHMGLFTDRSQVFASNAWAVSGQRSRSGKPMLANDPHIPHTLPSIWYMARLSAPGIEAAGIMTSGVPMIVMGHNRRIAWGDTTTGADTQDLFIEKLNPENPNEYYNDGSYQPFDIIKETIHYRENGEQKAVEKQIRLSIRGPIINEISDPPVQAGMPLSLHWAGYEVSDSLITSRLMLKAANWDDFHEALRYTATPVWNWVYADANGNIGYQLAGMIPIRRKGRGMLPAPGWLNEYEWAGYIPYDEMPRLLNPSSGYIVTANNRVTPDDYPYLISTRYANPYRAERIEELILAQEKLSGEDMQRIQMDVYSKQAAHVRDIFVEACERYPTDDPDFKQAVDLLKKWDLMADRDSAGAAVFFESYATLAREIIDGRMKPGQWRRIYRSVADLDDMLGNIALAIWFDDPSTESVESQDQVIAECAGEAVKSLRRFYRRPPDGWKWGQLHTLTFSHPLGRSGIAAKLLNLGPYQLGGENYSVNPGNYYFDLDQKPYPVIAGPSMRTVMDFGDVDAARMVITLGQSENRFSRHYADQLPLWLKGESLPLWKNAEETGECEDKLVLIPLVPTAAP